The DNA segment CGTAAGCTAAAAAAACTGGTTGATGACGGTGTCGTGAATGGTTGGGATGATCCCCGTATGCCAACCGTTGCAGGTATGCGCCGTCGTGGCTTTACACCCGAAGGTCTCCGTGATTTCTGTCATCGTGTTGGTGTGAGTAAAAACGATGGAATCGTCGATGTCGGATTACTTGAGTTCTGTATTCGCCAATCGATTGAAAATGTTGCACCGCGTGGCATGGCTGTTTTACGCCCATTGAAAGTCACCTTAACCAACCTTCCTCAAGCGATGACGCTCAAGCATGCACGTCATCCAAATGTGGATTTGGGTGAACGTGAAATTCCGCTAACGCAGGAAATTTACATCGATCGTGCAGACTTTGAAGAAGTTCCACCTAAAGGCTTTAAACGTCTCGTGCCAGAGGGTGAAGTTCGTCTGCGTCATGCTTATGTGATTCGCTGTGATGAAGTGATTAAGGATACTGCTGGAAACGTTATCGAACTGCAATGCTCTATTGACCCTGATACATTGGGCAAAAATCCCGAAGGTCGCAAGGTTAAAGGGGTGATTCAGTGGGTTTCAGCCAGTGCTGGAGTCCCTGCAGAAGTCCGAATCTATGATCGCTTATTTAATAATGCTGATCCTGAAGAGGGTGATGACTTTATGCAAAACGTCAACCCAAACTCACGGACCATTTTGCAGGCCATCATTGAGCCCTCCCTTGCAGAAGCACAGCCGGGTGATCGTTTCCAATTCGAGCGTGAAGGTTACTTCATCGCCGATGAAAAAGATCATACAACCGCTAAACCCGTGTTCAATCGAATCTTGGATTTGAAAGACAGCTGGAAAGGCTAAGCCTCTCAAATAAAAAACCCGACCTCTTGTCATTTGCAGAAGGTCGGGATTTTTTATGCTCTAAAGATAAAAAGTAAACAGGCCTAAACTTCATCCGCCCCAACTGCTCTACCCATGAAGCGATAAACAGGCTGACTACGCGAATACTTAATCGGATGCGCAAGCTGTTTTTGGGTCTGCGGCTGATCAGCGACTAGAGGTACATCAACCAACCATCCGCGTTCTGTCGCAAGTTGAGAATTCACTGCTTCCGCTAAACTTAAAACAGGCTCCACACAGACATCCAGCGCTGCGAAAAGTTGATTCCAATATTCAAAACTGTGCTCTGCAATGGCCTTTTGAATCATGGCACGAACACTTGCACGATCCTCTGGCTGTAATGACGATCCTAAGCTAAGGATCTCCGGCAATGCCAAAGCCTGTGCGAGCCCCATAAGAAATTGCGGCTCAAGCGAGCCAATAGAGATATGACGTCCATCCTGAGTTTGATAATAATCATAGAATGTTGCGCCATTCAGCATCCCTTGTTCGGGTCCCTGCTGCTCACCGCCCGCAACCTGCGCAGCCCCAGCCATAGTATTCAGGCTAAAAGCACAATCCGTCATCGAAATATCGACATGCTGCCCCTGTCCACTCGTTTGACGCTCAATCACCGCAGCCAAAATCCCAATTACTGCATGCAGTGATCCTCCAGCGACGTCTGCAATCTGGATGCCCATCGCAGGAGGGCGCTCATTAATACGTCCACTATGACCCGCAATGCCGGATAACGAAATATAATTAATATCATGTCCTGCACGATCTTTATAGCTGCCCGTCTGGCCATAGCCCGTGATTGAACAATAGATCAAACGCGGATTAATTTGACTTAGTGCCTCATAGTCCAGCCCTAAGCGAGCCATAACGTTAGGCCTGAACTGTTCAACAATGATGTCGTATTCAGACACAAGCTCTTTAATCTTTTGAATATTAGCAGGATCTTTAAGATCCATCGCAACAGATCGTTTGTTTCGATTCAAATAAGCATGTGCAGTCGCTTGTCCATCCGCATAGGGCGGCATGATACGGACAAGATCCATTCGGGATGGAGACTCTACATGAATCACATCTGCCCCCAGATCTGCAAGCATCAATGTCGCGAAAGGACCAGGTAATAGTGTGGAAAAATCAAGGATTTTTAACCCAGAAAGAGGTGGAAAAGACTGATTGACCATGTACTTATTTCCAGACTTAGTTTTGATGCGAGATGCTTTGCTTGCGAAGATAAAGCCAATATTGACTTTTATTATTGTCAGTACTGTTGTGCTTTGCACAAAAACTATAGACTATTACAATCACAAATACAGTCACAATGACCCTAAGCATCAGTGAAGCTGGCATAATTTAACAGGCCGACGTGTCAAATGTTCGATTATGGCTATGCAAAACCTGAATAGGTTTATAGACTTATTAATTTTCTTTTCTCTTGATCAGAGTAATATATGAATCGTGAGACCATTTCTATTCATTTTGTGAATGCCGCCCTGACGGGTGCGAAACGCCTCAATATGGATATTGAAAGTCTGGTCAGTCGTGCTGGAATTGACCCCTCACTTCTTCTGCAACCCAAGGCTCGTGTCTCACCAGAACAATACACTCGATTCGCACAAACGTTGTGGCTCGCCACTCAGGATGAGCATCTTGGTTTTGATAGCACGCCGCGCAGATTAGGTACTTTTGCAACCATGTGCCAGTTGATCATTCATGCTGGTACGCTAGGTCGTGCGCTTGAACGTGGTCAGCAGTTCTATAGTCTATTCGGCTCAGACTGGTCAATGAGCATCAGCCATGATTTGCATGAAGCACGTTTGCGCGTAAATATTCCTCGTGAGCGTGATGTCGATCATTTCATAACTGAAAGTATGCTGATGATTTGGCATGGTTTAGCCAGTTGGTTGATTGAACGTCGAATTCCTTTAGAACGCGTAAAATTCGGTTACCCCAAGCCAAAGCATGTTGAAGAATACGATGCACTGTTCTTTGCACCGACGATGATCTTTGATACGACGTATACAGAAATTAGTTTTGCTGCTGATTATTTAGCACTCCCTATTCGTCAGACGGAAGCAACACTCAATGAATTTTTAAAAACGGCACCCGCTAAACTGCTGATTAAATTTAAAAATACTAACTCTCTAACGTCTCGTATTCGCGAGCTCCTCAAAACGCATATCGGCACGGATATGCCGACACTTAACGACATAGCCGCTCAGCTTTATCTCTCTCCGCAAACACTTCGCCGACGACTAGCGACTGAAGGAAAAAGTTATCAAGGCGTGAAAGACGATCTACGACGAGATGCTGCAATTCACTTACTGGGTATGCCCCATCTGACGTTAGACGAGGTCGCAGAGCAAGTTGGTTTTAGTGAGACTAGTACTTTTCACCGTGCATTCAAGAAATGGACGGGGGTCACACCAGGACTGTATCGACAGATTCATGCGGAGTAGTCTCTAAATTGATATTTTTTAATACATCGCCTGAATTCCTATCACAAGGGGCAGTACTTTCTACTGCTCTTTTGGTTGTTACAAATGATAAGGGCAATCATCATCTAATCCCCACCACCCCCACATCCTCCACTACAGCCATCACTACCACTGCATCCGCTATCCGAATCTGAACTGGAACTACAAGAAGTCCCACAAGAACTATTTGCAAAATCACCCCCACAATAAATCCCAACGGTATTATTTGCCTGTGCCAAAGGGCGTTTACAATCAGGCACATAATGAAAACCGTTGGCAATATTAAGCTGTGCATCCAAGGCAAAGATCAGAGGCAACTTCAAAGCTGCATTTGGTGCAATATTCTCATCACGACAAGCATAGAACCATGCGCGTTTAAGGCCGGCATTACTCTTTTTTTGACTTGGGGTCATGACCACAGCTGGTGTATGGTGCAAGAATTGCCCAAATGCCTTATGGCAAAACGTCTGATAAGCTTTGGTATAGAGAATGAACTCATGCCATAAATCATCAACAACTTGAGAAGGCATAGAAATGCTCTTTCGCCCGCTTTTAAGATAAATAACAAAGAACTGACGTAAGCCATCAACAACTAACTGAAATTGTTCAGGAGTCAAATGAGGATGATGTTTACTTAATCGGCGATTTAGTCCCTGAGGGAATTTATAATGGCGTATATAAGATTCACGATTTCTGACGCGAAAGAACAAAAAGAAAAAAAGCCCAATGACCAAAACAATCAATATTGGAACCATATGTAATAAACTCATTATTATTCAAGCTTATTCCGAGCATATTTTTTTATCAGATGAATAGCAAGTGTTTAGAGCAATGCCTCCGCTTTTCAGAAAAAGTATCTTTCCTTAAAGTGATTAATTTGATGATCTGCGTCATGTTTTGCCATGTGATGATCAACTTCTTTAGCAATTCCCTCCAAATTCACTGACCATTCTCACCATTGTTCCCATAAAAATTAACGTTACACTCTTGTGCATCAAATGATTCACCCAACTAGTCCGTTAAGTTATTTCATTTAATTTTTAAGCTAGAAAAACCTCCAACACCTTTAACCGTTTCAGAAGGAGCCTGTCCCATGAGCGAAGCCTATATCTTTGATGCAGTCCGCACCCCACGCGGCAAAGGAAAAAAAGACGGAAGCCTCTACGAAGTTAAACCTATTTCACTCCTTGTGAATCTCATGCATGCACTTGAAGCACGCAATAACCTCGATACCAGCTTGGTTGAAGATGTCATCTTGGGTTGTGTCACGCCAATCGCCGATCAAGGTGGAGATATCGCTAAAGCCGCAGCACAAGCAGCGGGCTGGAGCGAAAATGTGTCTGGAGTACAAATCAACCGCTTCTGCGCATCAGGTCTTGAGGCTGTGAACCTTGCAGCACAAAAAGTACGCTCAGGCTGGGAAGATCTCATCGTGGCAGGTGGTGTGGAGTCTATGTCACGCATTGCCATGGGTTCTGATGGTGGTCCTTGGGCCCTTGATCCAGAAACCAATTTGAAATCAGGTTTTATACCACAAGGTGTTGGGGCTGACTTGATCGCGACATTAGATGGCTATAGCCGTACAGATGTCGACAACTTCGCGGCTCAATCGCAAGCAAAGGCTGCAGCGGCTCAAGCAGCTGGAAATTTTGATAAATCGATCATTGCCGTAAAAGACAATGCGGGTGTGACCATATTAGATAAAGATGAATTTATCCGTGCTGGCACGACTGCTGAAAAACTGGCAGGGCTATCACCCAGTTTTGAAATGATGGGCAATATGGGCTTTGATGCGGTCGCACTGCAAAAATATCCTGAAGCCGAAAAAATCAATCACGTCCATCACGCTGGTAACTCATCAGGTATCGTCGATGGTGCTGCGCTTGTCCTCATTGGTTCTGAAAGTGCCGGTAAAAAACTCGGCATCAAACCTCGTGCAAAAATCATCGCAACTGCTCTCGTTGGTACAGACCCGACCATCATGCTGACAGGTCCTGCACCTGCTGCACGCAAAGCACTGGAGAAAGCGGGACTGACGATCGACGATATCGATCTCTTCGAAGTCAACGAAGCTTTTGCTGCGGTGGTGATGCGTTTCATCTCTGAGCTTAAAGTGCCTGCGGAAAAAGTGAACGTCAATGGTGGTGCGATTGCAATGGGTCATCCACTCGGTGCAACGGGTGCAATGATCATCGGCACCCTACTGGATGAGTTAGAGCGACAAGGTAAAAAACGCGGTCTGGCGACTTTATGCGTTGGCGGCGGCATGGGCATCGCTACGATCATTGAAGTCGTTTAAGGAGAAAATACACATGAGCGCAATTAAGTACAATAAAGACCAAGATAACATCGTCACACTGACTCTAGATTCTACAGGTCAATCCGCAAACACCATGAATGCTGAGTTTCGCGTCAGCCTGCATGAAGTCGCTACAAAACTCAAAGCTGAAACTGACCTCGCTGGTGTCATCATTACTTCTGCGAAAAAAACCTTTTTTGCTGGCGGTGACTTGGATGAACTCATTCTGGTTAAACGTTCAGATGCGACTGAATTCTTTAAGATGATCGAATCGCTTAAAGCGGATATGCGTGCTATTGAGACTTTGGGCAAACCTGTAGTTGCGGCACTCAACGGCACAGCACTCGGCGGTGGCTGGGAAATAGCTTTGGCAACCCATCATCGTATCGCCCTGAATGATCCTAAAACCAAATTTGGTTTACCTGAAGTTACTTTGGGCTTACTGCCTGGTGGTGGTGGTATCGTACGTATGGTGCGCTTGCTCGGCCTGCAAAATGCTTTCCCATTCTTAATGGAAGGCAAACAGTTTGATGTGAAAAAAGCAGTGTCTCTCGGACTGGTTCACGATACTGGCGAAACCATAGACGAAGTTTTGGCAAAAGCACATGCGTGGATCAAAGCAAATCCAAAATCACAACAACCCTTTGATGTGAAAGGCTATAAAATTCCAGGTGGTGATCCGCGCACACCAGCAGTCGCTCAAATACTGGCAATCGCTCCAGCAATGCTGCGTGACAAAACCAAAGGTTGCTACCCTGCACCTGAAGCGATCATGAGTGCAGCTGCGGAAGGTGCTTCCGTGGATGTCGATACCGCTCTTCGTATCGAATCTCGTTACTTCGCTCAAATCACAACAGGTCAAGTTGCCAAAAACATGATTGGTACCTTCTGGTTCCAATTGAATGCCATTAAAGCCGGTCATAGCCGTCCTGATGGCATTGCGCCATGGAAAGCAACCAAAGTGGGCGTACTGGGTGCAGGCATGATGGGTAGCGGTATCGCTTACGCGACAGCCATCAAAGGCGTGCCTGTCGTACTCAAAGATGTTTCAGCGGAAGCTGCGGAAAAAGGTAAAAGCTACAGTCAAAAACTACTTGAAAAACGTGTTTCTCGCGGCAGTTTAACCGCTGACAAGAAAGATGCGATTTTAGCTAATATCACCGCAACTGCTGATGCCAAAGATTTGGCAGGTTGTGACCTAATCATTGAAGCCGTATTTGAAAATCGTGAATTGAAAGCTAAAGTGACCCAAGAGGCTGAGGCACAATTGGTTGCTGGCGGTATCATGGCATCCAATACATCAACTTTGCCCATCACGGGTTTATCGCAAGCCAGCAAAGACGCAACCCACTATATCGGCCTCCACTTCTTTAGCCCAGTCGACAAAATGCAACTGGTTGAAATCATAAAAGGTAAAGATACCAGTCCCGAGACTCTGGCACGTGCATTTGATTATGTTCAACAAATTGGCAAAACACCGATTGTGGTCAATGATAGTCGTGGATTCTTCACTAGCCGTGTATTTGGTACCTTCATTCAAGAGGGCATGTCATTGGTTGCTGAAGGCATCCACCCTGCACGTGTTGAAATGGCGGCATTAAAAGCAGGTATGCCTGTTGGTCCATTGGCCATTCAAGATGAAGTTAGTCTTAGTCTGACTGAACACATCACCGAGCAAACACGTAAAGACCTACAAGCAGAAGGTAAAGATCTGCCTGTACAAGCGACTGAGGCACTGGTCAAAGCCATGATCCACGATCACAACCGTAAAGGAAAAGCTGCAGGCGCAGGTTTCTATGAATACCCTGTTGGCGGCAAAAAACACTTATGGTCGGGTCTATCAACGTGGCTGAAACCGGAAGTCACTATCAGTGAACAGGAAATGATTGATCGCATCCTGTTTGTTCAAGCCTTGGATACGATCCGCTGCTTGGAAGAAGGTGTACTTGAGTCTGTTCAAGATGCCAATATCGGTTCTATTTTCGGTATCGGTTTTGCACCATGGACAGGTGGTGCGATTCAGTTCATCAACCAGTATGGTTTGGACAAGGCGGTTAAGCGCGCTGAAGAGCTAACAGCAAAATACGGCCAACGCTTTACCCCACCGCAATTATTAAAAGATAAAGCGGCGAAAGGTGAATTGTTTGTCTAAGAATTGAATCTTTTCATTAAAAAAAACCGCCATCTCATGTTTGATGTGGCGGTTTTTTATTGTTTACAAGATGAGATTCTTTACATTCAGATTAATGATTTACCAATTTCTAGACTTACAATCATTCCCTTCAAAAGTAGATGATTTTATAACCCCATCTCGCACAATGAACTTAGTCATACAGCTTTGATGTAGAGTTGCAGGTGATGTGCCTGTTGAGACGGCTGGAGTCGCGATCAACCCTACACTGCTATCACTACTAATTGCATAATTCGGTGTTCCAGGTACCAGAATATCCCTTGAACGAATATAGGCAATAACTTCATCACCATTTTCCCGCTCAAACCGTGCAGTTGGAGTGCCCCACTTTGCGATTAACACTTCTGGAGACTGCCCAACAAAAGCGGTAAGCTGACTTTGATATTGCGAAGTTGTTGCACAACCTAATAAACCTAACCCACTAAAAATAGCAATGAACAATAAATTTATTTTCATTAAAAAAACCAAATGAGTATTTCTAAACAACTCTGATCTGCTTCAGAAGCACATCAAAACCAGAATGCCCAGTTTGACATTTTTTCATGTTTACTCAAAGTGATAACATGATTTGAAAAGCATATTTTAATGATGAACGAAGAATAAATGTTTTAGATATCCCACAGTAACAATACCGCCAGCACCCACATAAAGGCACCGATCACCATATCCAGAATTTTCCAAGAAATAGGTTTACTAAATATAGGCCGCAGGAGTGACGCGCCATACCCTAAAGAAAAGAAAAATACAAAAGAAGCTGCCACAGCGCCTACTGTAAATTCTAGTTTCTGCCCAATAAATTGAGTCGAGATTGATCCGATCAGGAAAACGGTATCAAGGTAGACATGAGGATTCAGCCACGTTAAAGCCAGTGCAATTGCGATATTTCGACTTAATGATGTTATAGACTTCTCATCATCCAAAATCATGGCACTAGACTTGAATGCCGCCCAAAAGCTTTTTAGTCCGTAAGCAAACAGAAAAAGTGCGCCCAAATATTTAATAATGACCATGAGCGATGGGATTTTCTGAATGACGACCGAGAATCCAAGCACGCCCATCACGATTAATAATAAATCAGATAGCGAGCAGACCAAACAAATCCAGAACACATGCTCTTTTTTGAGCCCTTGTCTCAAAATGAATGAATTCTGTGCACCAATCGCAAAGATAATTGATAAGGTTAAACCAAACCCTGAAAGTAACGCATTCATAGATACAACATCTCTCAATAACAAGGCGTTACGCTTAAAATCCTAAGTCTCAATGTTGTCCCAATATAAAGCGCGCTCTAAGCGCTCTTTACGATAGTTCGTGACTTCTAATCGAATACCATCGGGATCTTCAAAAAAAACGGCATAGTAGTCTTCTGCATATTCAGGATATCTCTTGGGCTCACTACAGTGGATACCCATATCCGCAAAACGCTTTGCCACACCAATAACATCATCCACACTCTGTACACGGAAGCATAGGTGATGCAAACCCGTATGGTAGGAATTATGAGTAGGTGTATCTTCGTTTGCTGGACGCAAGACATAGCCAAACTGACGGTTGTAGTATTGGATATGTCCTGCATGATTGAGGACAAATGAATTCTTTCGAAAACCAAGCTCGGTCATGACCAAATCATAAAAAACTTCGGAACGGGCCATGTCACTGACTGCAATATAGATATGATCAATACCAATGACTTCAGTGACCATACTCTATCCCGTTGTTCATTTAAAATGATGCGATCACTGTTTTATAACCAGAACGCGCTCTTCAGTCATATCAGCAATCGCAAAGCGGATGCCTTCACGCCCCAACCCGCTGTCTTTGACCCCGCCATAAGGCATATTATCAACTCGGAAGGTCGGTACATCATTGATAATCACACCGCCTACATGAAGTTCATCCCATGCTTTCAACATCTTATTTAGATTTTGAGTATATAAACCAGCTTGTAAACCAAAACGGCTCTGATTGACCAACTCCAATGCTTCCTCGAAGCTAGAATATTTCTCTAAAATCACAACAGGACCAAACGCCTCATTCTGATAGACATCCGCTGAGTCAGGAACATTTTCAAGCACGGTGGCTTCAAGTAGCACACCATTTAAATGCCCACCTGCTAGCACTGAGGCTCCTTGTTGTACGGCATCATCAATCCAGCCTTTAAGGCGCTCTGCCTCTTTTTCCTTAATCATTGGACCGATAACAGTCGATGCAAAATGTGGGTCTGCTGGAGTCAGTAACTTGGCACGTGCGACGAATTTAGTTTTGAGTTCATCATAGATGTCCTGATGAGCCAATATCCGTTGTACGCTGATACACACCTGACCAGATTGAATAAAGGCGCCTGTAATCAAACGATCCAATGCAGCATCAATATCGGTATCGGGCTCGACAATCACCGCTGCATTACCGCCCAATTCCAACACTACCTTTTTACGACCCGCACGCGCTTTCATATCCCAGCCCACTTTATCCGACCCTGTAAAGCTCAGCAGTTTGAAGCGGTCATCAGTTACAAATAAGTCTGCGCCTTCTCTATGGCAAGGCAAGATAGAAAACGCACCTATGGGCAAGTCTGTCTCAGCTAAAACTTCCGCCATAATCAGGGCACTGACAGGGGTCAGGCTCGCAGGTTTAAGCACAAATGGACAGCCTGCCGCAATCGCAGGTGCGATTTTATGGGCCGTCAGATTTAAGGGGAAATTAAACGGGCTGATCAGTGATACTGCGCCAACTGGCACACGTTGCGTCATCCCCCTATAGCGCCCTGCGGTTTCGGTGACATCCAAAGGCATCACTGCCCCTTTATCCAGTTGTGTCACCGCATCCGCTGCCAATTGAAACGTACTAATCAAACGCAGAACTTCTGCTTTGGCTGAAGTCAGAGACTTCCCACCTTCAACGACCAATACCTCAGTTAACTCATCAAATCGCTCTGTGAATCGACGTACGCAATGCAACAAGATGGCTTGCTTCTGAAAAGCTTTCAGTTGTGCCATCGGCTTTTCAGCCTTCACTGCCGCATCAATCGCTTGGTTGATGATCGTATTGTCTGCTAAAGCAACTTGAGTCACTTTTTTTAGACTAAACTTGTCGGTCACATCAAGCCATTCGTTTGAGATCACAGGGCGATTGGCGAGATACAGTGGATACTGGTTTGGAAATGTGAATGTAGACATGGCGGCTTGTTTTTTAATTAAATAAGTACTTTATCCTAACGGATATTAGACTGCTTAGTAAGCCGCTGGACGTAGTGTTTTTGATAAGAAAGCAAGATCGCGGCGTCTGCCAATTATCTTTTTATAATATATTCTTATGATTTATATGCAATAAAATCTAATAAGAAGATTGCTACCCTAACTCAAACGATTTCTACTTTGATTTAGGTCATTTCCATGTCTCGCACCCCGCTTCGCCTTTCTCTTTTAATGATAAGCATTGTTAGTATAACGCTCCTTAGTGGTTGTAATAGTCAAGATGATTCACCCGTTCCACTCGTTTCAAAAAGACCCAACATTTTATTCATCCTTGCGGATGATTTAGGGTACTCAGACATTGGGGCATTCGGTGGCGAAATCAAAACACCGAATCTTGATGCGCTTGCCTCTGAAGGTCGCTTATTAACGGATTATCATACTGCACCAACATGCTCTCCAACTCGCTCACAACTGCTCTCTGGAACGGACCATCATTTAGCTGGACTTGGTGCAATGGCTGAACTGCTTGCACCTCAGCAAGTTGGACATCCCGGTTATGAAGGCTATCTCAATCAAAAGTCGCTTTCACTGCCAGAACTCCTCAAAGATAATGGTTACGATACCTACATGGCCGGAAAGTGGCACTTAGGACTGACGGAGGCACTGAGTCCTAAAGCGCGAGGTTTTGAGAAGTCCTTTGTCCTGCTTCAAGGGGGTGACCTGCATTTTGGGACTGCTCCTACGGGTTATAACCGAGGGACTTATCGTGAGGATGGCGTTCTGGTCAATGTCCCTAATAATTTCTATTCATCTGATTTTTATACGGACAAACTGATTTCTTATATCGGTCAATCCAAGACTCTCGATAAACCCTTCTTTGCTTATGCGGCCTATACTGCTCCACACTGGCCATTACAAGCACCGTCTGAATATATTGATCGTTATAAAGGCAAGTACGATGCAGGTTATGATGCGATTCGTCTGGCTCGTATTGAACGTCAAAAAAAATCAGGGGTGATTCCAACTGACTTTCAGCCGAGTACCGTCTTACCAGAATCAAATATTCGCCCCAAATGGCAGTCTCTTACTCTTGAACAACGCCAAATTGAATCACGTAAAATGGAAGTCTATGCTGCCATGGTGGAAAACCTTGACCACAATATCGGTCGTTTAATCCAGCATCTGAAAGACATCGGTGAGTACGATAATACTTTGATCTTTTTTGCATCGGACAATGGCGCTGAAGGATTTGTCCGCGGAGCACCTAAGGGGTTTGATAATAGTCTCAGTAATATTGGTCATGACAACTCGTACACCTATATCGGCCCACGTTGGGCTGAGGTCAGTGCAGCTCCTTTTCATCTCTGGAAAGACACGACAGGTGAAGGCGGTGTGGTCGCTCCTGCTCTCGTCAAGCTCCCGAAACAATTTAGATCTGAGGCCAATCTCACACAGTTTACCTCGGTGATTGATGTATTACCCACACTCCTTGATATCAGCAAAACCCCTAATCCAGGGACTCAATATCATGGCCGAGAAGTGAATCCAACAACTGGATTTTCACTCCTTCCTCTTCTTGAAAACAAAACAAAAACACCTGTCCGAGGTGAAAATTTTGTCTTTGCTGATGAGTTACACGGCAATAGCTATGTGCGTAAGGGTCAATGGAAACTCGAACTTCAAGTTGGAGGTGCAGTCTCCAGCATGACTTGGGAACTCTATGATCTGTCAACAGATCGTGGGGAGAATCATAACGTCGCTGATCAGCACCCCGATATCGTGGCGGATCTCAAGCGTGAATATGATAACTATTCGACACGCGTTGGATTGATTCCCTATTACTTAACACCGCCTTCACCAGACAAGTTCGCATTGGGTAACCCTGAGTAATCCATGCAAATGAGTAAAAAAACATTCTATACATTCGCGCTTGTAACTCTCATCGGCGGACTAGGTGCGTTCATTGTGTGGCATTGGTATACACCAAAGCCACACCCTAACGCACAAAATACATTAGGCGACCTTCAGCATTGTAAGCTGTATTCAGGGACACCCTCGGAATGGCCACAGGATAAGCAAGCGGGTATGGTCAAGATTCATGGCGGTGAATTTCAATTCGGATCGACGCATGGTTACCCCGATGAAAAACCTTTTGGCAAAACCACTGTCAAAGGATTTTGGATCGATCAGACTGAAGTGACCAATGCTCAATTTCAAGCCTTTGTTAAAGCAACGGGCTATGTAACTGAGGTAGAACAAGAAGGCGGTGGAGCAATTTTTATTACCCCCACTGAAAAAGAGCTTACTGAACGTCCAAATGCTTGGTGGAAATATGTCAAAGGTGCCTCTTGGCATACTCCAGAAGGCTTGAATAGTACGATTAGCACGCGCCTCAATGAGCCCGTAGTTCTGGTCACACAACGTGATGCCGAAACGTATGCGGCGTGGCTGGGACATGAATTACCCACGGAACAAGAATGGGAATACGCCGCTAAAGCAAATGTCGAAGAAGATGATGATTTTACACATGCTGACCTAGAGCATCATCATGATATGCATCATCAACCCGAAGATGCACAAGGGCTACCTACCGCTAACTTCTGGCAGGGCGACTTCCCCTTGCGCAATGAAAACACAGATCACTTTGCAGGTCGTGCACCCGTCGGATGCTTTAAGCCTAACCCGTGGGGTTTATACGACATGATTGGCAATGTTTGGGAGTGGACACGCGATGCCTATCGAGGTGGTCATCAGCCACATGGCAACGGCGACCCGCTGGCAAGTTTAAAAGCTGAGCATACCGCTCTCTTCCCACAAGCTCAAATGGTCGTGAAAGGTGGCTCTTATCTCTGTGCAGCGAATTATTGCTCTCGATAT comes from the Aquirhabdus parva genome and includes:
- a CDS encoding CaiB/BaiF CoA transferase family protein — encoded protein: MVNQSFPPLSGLKILDFSTLLPGPFATLMLADLGADVIHVESPSRMDLVRIMPPYADGQATAHAYLNRNKRSVAMDLKDPANIQKIKELVSEYDIIVEQFRPNVMARLGLDYEALSQINPRLIYCSITGYGQTGSYKDRAGHDINYISLSGIAGHSGRINERPPAMGIQIADVAGGSLHAVIGILAAVIERQTSGQGQHVDISMTDCAFSLNTMAGAAQVAGGEQQGPEQGMLNGATFYDYYQTQDGRHISIGSLEPQFLMGLAQALALPEILSLGSSLQPEDRASVRAMIQKAIAEHSFEYWNQLFAALDVCVEPVLSLAEAVNSQLATERGWLVDVPLVADQPQTQKQLAHPIKYSRSQPVYRFMGRAVGADEV
- a CDS encoding AraC family transcriptional regulator — protein: MNRETISIHFVNAALTGAKRLNMDIESLVSRAGIDPSLLLQPKARVSPEQYTRFAQTLWLATQDEHLGFDSTPRRLGTFATMCQLIIHAGTLGRALERGQQFYSLFGSDWSMSISHDLHEARLRVNIPRERDVDHFITESMLMIWHGLASWLIERRIPLERVKFGYPKPKHVEEYDALFFAPTMIFDTTYTEISFAADYLALPIRQTEATLNEFLKTAPAKLLIKFKNTNSLTSRIRELLKTHIGTDMPTLNDIAAQLYLSPQTLRRRLATEGKSYQGVKDDLRRDAAIHLLGMPHLTLDEVAEQVGFSETSTFHRAFKKWTGVTPGLYRQIHAE
- a CDS encoding glycine-rich domain-containing protein, whose translation is MPSQVVDDLWHEFILYTKAYQTFCHKAFGQFLHHTPAVVMTPSQKKSNAGLKRAWFYACRDENIAPNAALKLPLIFALDAQLNIANGFHYVPDCKRPLAQANNTVGIYCGGDFANSSCGTSCSSSSDSDSGCSGSDGCSGGCGGGGD
- a CDS encoding acetyl-CoA C-acetyltransferase codes for the protein MSEAYIFDAVRTPRGKGKKDGSLYEVKPISLLVNLMHALEARNNLDTSLVEDVILGCVTPIADQGGDIAKAAAQAAGWSENVSGVQINRFCASGLEAVNLAAQKVRSGWEDLIVAGGVESMSRIAMGSDGGPWALDPETNLKSGFIPQGVGADLIATLDGYSRTDVDNFAAQSQAKAAAAQAAGNFDKSIIAVKDNAGVTILDKDEFIRAGTTAEKLAGLSPSFEMMGNMGFDAVALQKYPEAEKINHVHHAGNSSGIVDGAALVLIGSESAGKKLGIKPRAKIIATALVGTDPTIMLTGPAPAARKALEKAGLTIDDIDLFEVNEAFAAVVMRFISELKVPAEKVNVNGGAIAMGHPLGATGAMIIGTLLDELERQGKKRGLATLCVGGGMGIATIIEVV
- a CDS encoding 3-hydroxyacyl-CoA dehydrogenase NAD-binding domain-containing protein; protein product: MSAIKYNKDQDNIVTLTLDSTGQSANTMNAEFRVSLHEVATKLKAETDLAGVIITSAKKTFFAGGDLDELILVKRSDATEFFKMIESLKADMRAIETLGKPVVAALNGTALGGGWEIALATHHRIALNDPKTKFGLPEVTLGLLPGGGGIVRMVRLLGLQNAFPFLMEGKQFDVKKAVSLGLVHDTGETIDEVLAKAHAWIKANPKSQQPFDVKGYKIPGGDPRTPAVAQILAIAPAMLRDKTKGCYPAPEAIMSAAAEGASVDVDTALRIESRYFAQITTGQVAKNMIGTFWFQLNAIKAGHSRPDGIAPWKATKVGVLGAGMMGSGIAYATAIKGVPVVLKDVSAEAAEKGKSYSQKLLEKRVSRGSLTADKKDAILANITATADAKDLAGCDLIIEAVFENRELKAKVTQEAEAQLVAGGIMASNTSTLPITGLSQASKDATHYIGLHFFSPVDKMQLVEIIKGKDTSPETLARAFDYVQQIGKTPIVVNDSRGFFTSRVFGTFIQEGMSLVAEGIHPARVEMAALKAGMPVGPLAIQDEVSLSLTEHITEQTRKDLQAEGKDLPVQATEALVKAMIHDHNRKGKAAGAGFYEYPVGGKKHLWSGLSTWLKPEVTISEQEMIDRILFVQALDTIRCLEEGVLESVQDANIGSIFGIGFAPWTGGAIQFINQYGLDKAVKRAEELTAKYGQRFTPPQLLKDKAAKGELFV